One Synechococcus sp. Nb3U1 genomic window, AGCAGTTCTGCTACTGTTTCAGCCATGATGTGCTTCCTTGTGCCTGACGCATCGGATCCTACCGGGGAACCGGGCTGTCGCCAAGCGATTGGAATGGGTGTCATCGGATGTCATCTGGAGCTTTCAGGGTCTGGTTTGCCGGACTAGCCCAGGGTGGGGATCCCGCTGTCTCTGGGCATGAGCTAGATACTCTAGATACTATTGAATGACCCTCTGTTGTTCCTGCTCGGGATAAGGGGCCTGACTGGTGGAGTCTTTAGGAAGCGCGACATAGTGGCTACAGCGGCAGGGGCCTAACGGGTTGACGGCGCAGGGCAGATACATCGACCGGGAAAAGTATTGACAGGAGGAATCCCATTGGGAGGAGGGCAGAAGGCGGTGGGGGTTGTGGAGATCCCAACTGCGGCGAGCAGCCCGGTGGGATCCGATTTTGTCCAGGAGGGGGATCAACTGGGCCAAAAAAGTCAGGCCCAGCCATAGTCCCACCCCCACCATCAGTTGCACCATGGTTCGTCATCCTCCTGCAGGTCGCTGTAGATCCTTGCCGTCCAACTCTGCCCAGCCTAGGCCAGTGTGTTTCACCCTGGCTAGGCTTGGGGCCAGTTTTGTTGCTGTCCTTCTCGGCTGGCGAAATCCCAGTGGAAAAAACGATTACAGTGAAGAGTGGTTCGATGTCGTCCGGTTTTCTCCTCCATGACAACTTCCACCCTCAATGCCGCCGCCATTTTAGAGGTATTACGGCCCGTTCAGGATCCGGAGCTGCGCCGTAGCTTGGTGGAACTGAACATGATTCGGGATATTCGGGTGGAGCCAGAACGGGTGGCTTTTACCCTGGTGTTGACTACTCCTGCCTGTCCATTGCGGGAATTCATTGTGGATGAGTGCAAGGCGGCCATCCGCCAGTTGGCCCCGATTGAAACCATCGATGTCACGGTGACAGCAGAAACCCCCCGTTCCCCCTCCCTACCGGATCGGCAAGGGATCCCTGGAGTCCGCAATATCGTCGCCATCTCCAGCGGCAAAGGGGGGGTGGGCAAAACTTCGGTATCGGTGAATGTCGCCATTGCGTTGGCCCAAAGTGGGGCGCGAGTGGGGCTGCTGGATGCTGATATTTACGGCCCGAATGTGCCGCTCATGTTGGGGCTTCAGGATCAGTCTCTGTTTGTGCAAAAACGGGAGGATGGCAGCGAGGATATCTTCCCGCTGGAGAACTACGGCGTGAAGATGGTGTCGATGGGCCTGTTGATCGGGCGGGATCAGCCGGTGATTTGGCGGGGGCCGATGTTGAATGGGGTGATCCGGCAGTTTCTCTATCAGGTGCAGTGGGGAGAGTTGGACTATTTGATTGTGGATATGCCCCCTGGCACTGGCGATGCCCAACTGACCCTGACGCAGGCGGTGCCTTTGGCTGGGGCGGTGATCGTCACAACACCTCAGTCGGTGGCGCTGCTGGATAGCCGCAAGGGCTTGAATATGTTCCGGCAGTTGCAGGTGCCGATTCTGGGCATTGTGGAAAACATGAGCTACTTTATCCCGCCTGATTTGCCGGATCGCCAGTACGATATTTTCGGCTCAGAAGGCGGGGAAACCACCGCCCGCGAATTGGGGATCCCGTTGTTGGGGCGGATCCCGTTGGAAATTGCCCTACGTCAAGGGGGGGATGCGGGCAAACCGATTGTGGTCGGCCATCCTGAGTCGGCTGCGGCTCAAGCCTTAACCCAGATTGCCAAAACCCTGGCTGGGCGGGTGTCGATGTTGGCTTTGGGGGCAGGTTAGTACCGTTCTGCTTCCACCAAAGAAACCCCGAAGGCGCGTCCCCCCACGGTGATACCCTCTTGGGCTTTGCCGCGCACGGTGACGGTGCTGTTCATGGCCGGGATCCCTTTGTCGGTGATCACCCAAATGGAGCCGCTGTTGTCCTGCAGCTCATATACCCCCTGCCCAAATACCCCCACCTGGTTCACCACCTGGCCGCGGATCCACACATCGGCGTGCTGGGTGGGTTTTTGAGCCACGGTAGCAATCGGGGTGGTTCCTATCCCCAACCGCGCCAGTTGCCCGCAGCCGCTGGCCCCACCCAACATCAAACCCAGCCCCAGTAAGAGCACTAGGGATCCCTGACGTACCTTTTGGCCCAGTTGCTTGTTCATGCTGTAGTCCCCATCAACGGCACTTGCTCCCACCATAGCAAGGGTCGCCAGGCAGCTTGGGTAGCAGGTGGCAGCGAGGGGATCTCTAGCGGTTCTCTAGAACTTTTCGCCAATACTAAAGTGCAACTGACCCTGACCAGCATCCCCCTGCCCGACCCCGTAGTCGATGCGCAGCGGCCCTAGTGGAGACTGAATGCGAATGCCAGCCCCTAACCCTAGGCCATTGCCGGGTTTGTTACGGGCCAAGGCAGGATTCCCGGCCACGGCGGCTCCACTGCCCAAGTCAGTGCCGTAGTCGGCGAAGACCACCGCCCCCACCGGGTCGAAAATTGGAAAGCGCAATTCAGCGGTGGCAGTGGCGAAGCTGCGACCGGAGCCCACCCCCCCCTCAAAGAAGCCGCGCACCGAGTTGCCACCCCCAATGCCGAAGGCATCGTAGGGAGCTAAATCGCCAATGGTCGTGCCCGCCCGCACATCAAAGGCCAGCACCTGGGGCCGGTCGCTGCGGGTCTCAAACAGGTCTACAGGGATGAATTGGCTGTAGCTGGTTTCTAGGCGGTTGGCATTGAGGCCATTTTGGAATAGGCGCACCGACTGTTCCGTAGAGATGCGAAAAATGGATCCCTGGCTGGGGTTATTGCTGTTGTCACGGGTATCATTCACAAGACCAAACCGCAGAGTGGTATAGCTGTCTTGGCCGCTTTCGCTGAAGGTGATCGGGTTGCCCAACACGTCAAAGCGCTGCTGCTCACCGTTGCTATCGCGGGCCTCCACAAACTGGACTCGGGTACCCAGGCTGGCCCGCCAATTCTCCCCGATTGGGCGAGAGAAAGTTACCCCACCCCCGAGGCGGTTGATGCGCACGGGATCCCCATTGGGCAAGGCGAAGCCCTCATTGAAAACAAAGCTAGAAGCCTGTTGGTTGGCCACATTGACGTTGTAGGACGTGGGAATGTCCATCGTGGCAATTTGCGGATCTGTGAAGTTGAGGTCGAAGAGGGTTTCGGTGGTGCCCACCTGCACATTGAAGCTGGCGCTTTGGTTGTTGCCCCCCAGGTTTTGCTCCGAGAGGTTGAGGCCAGCAAACACCCCCGTAGCAGAGCTGACCCCCAAGGTGCCCCCGAGGGTGCCGGTGCGCCGTTCCTCCACATTGACCACCACCACTACCTTGTCGGGATCCTGGCCGGGGTTGAGGCCAACATTCACATCCTGAAACAGGTTCAGGTCAAAAACCGCCTGTAGGTCTTCTTGAATTTGGTTACGGTTAAAGACATCCCCCGGTTTGGCCTTTAGTTCGCGGGTGACGATGAAGTCGCGGGTTTTGTCGTTACCCTGCACGCGAATGTCTTCGATCTCTCCTTCGGCAATTTCTAGGATGATCGTGCCATCTTCCGAGGAGCGCACATCTGTAACCTTGGCCAGCACATAGCCATTATCGGCGTACCATTGCTCAATATCCGCTACCCCGATTTGCAGATCACCAAAATTCAAAACTCGCCCTTCTTGCTCTGCAAAGGCTTCCCGCAACACTTCGGGAGCCAAAACTCTCGCTCCTTCCGTCTGCACAGCCCTGACGACCGGATTGGGTTGTACCTCAAAGGTGACCCGCACCCCCAGTGGGGTATCGGAAGGAACCGCCCGCACATCGGCAAAAAATCCCGTGGCAAAGACGGCGTTGATGTCTTCCCGCAGTTGGGAACGGGTGGAAATTTCCCCGGCACGGGTGCGAATGACGCTGTAGACCCGGTCGATCAATTGAGGGTCTTCCGTCCCCTGGATCACCACCTCCGCCACCAGAACTTCTGGTTCACCAGCAGCAGGGGCTGTGGGAGCGGTTTGGGCGGGGGTATCCCCGCCGGTGCGCAAATCAAGGGTGCCTGGTTCGGGGGCCGATTGGGCCCAAGCCGACGCCCCCATCAGTAGGCTGATCCCACAGGTGAGAGCCGAAGCTAGCCAAGGGCAGAGTTGCCTGGAACGATTCATGGGGATCCCTCGCACACCACTGAAATTGTGAAATTTGAGTTGAAACGGGCTGTCGCCCACAGGGCGGACAATCGCTCTGAATTATATCAACCCAGATCCGGGCATTGGCGCTGGCTACATTGCGGACTTGGGCAGTCTTGGGTGCCAAAAGCGGCCTCCCCACTTGCTTGATGGGTTCCTGTCCAACGGGATCCGTTGCGGTGCTCAACCCTATGGAAACCGCAGGGATCCGCCACAACGACCTCGACAGGGTTCTGGCGTGGGTTCCACAGCATCGTTGACGATGATGATCGTAATTGGGGTGGGAGGAGGGGTGGGACGAGGGCGGCTGCCACTGAGGCCCCAACTGCCGGAGCGACGTGGCGCGGGCGCATTGGGCATGATCAAGATAGTGTTTTGGATGGTGGTGGCATTGCCGGAGCCGCTGTTAACGGCAGTGGCATTGCTATTGAGGATCAGGGTTTGTTGAGGAATTGGGGTTTGAGCCTGGGCTGCCGAACTGATGCACAGGCTGAGCAAGGCCGCTTCGAAGAGGCGCTGAGCAGATAAAACCATGGGGCACCCTCAAAAACGCTTGGGATCCCGTCACCCTAGCCTGTTGCGACGGCAACGCCCCATCGACTGGCCGCAAAACCAGCTACGCGACAGAGAGGGATCCCTCTCTGTCAGGTCTCACGATAATTTTGCAGAAGTTGCGCAGTTCTCTTGTCAAAAGGGCATACTAGGGGATCCCTCAGTAGTTTCAGCAGATCTACGTAGAGGATCCGTGGATTTCTCCGCTATTTCTCTCGTGAAAACAGGGGGAAATTCGGGTTTGATAGGGATGAAGTCAAGCTCTCAGGCCTGACGACTAAAGCGGCAACTCGTATCGAGTGGCGCTCGTCTTCTGCCTGACATCTTGTCCATGCTTATGTCCAAATCCCTAGACAATACCTCTCCCCAGGCTGTTGGCCTCTTTTAGTTTATTTAGAACTTTAGAAGTCCTCCCCTATGACTATGACCGCTTCCCCCATCGATACCCAGGAGCTACAAAAAACTTTGGCTGTGAGGTTGGCTCCTCTCAAAGTCCGTGTGGTGGGCAAAGCTGCTGAGCTGCACATCTTGATCGAGTATCCCAGCGAGCACATTCCGAACCGGCCTCAACTGGTGCAGCAGGTGGCGAGTTGTTGGGTAGCGGAACGACTATCTGAGATCGAACGGCTGATCCTCTACGGACGACAGATGGGGCAAACCCAAGCGGAATGGCGTAAAGTGCTGCGGTTCTCACATCAGGGATCCGAGGCCGAGCAAACAGAGTTGGTGATCAAGGAGTCACCCCCAGCCGAAATCGCTCCAGAACCGGTAGCGGCAGCCCCCCCCGAAACAGCCCCGCCGGCATCGAAGGCCCAATCTGACTCAGAGCCTCAGCCCACTTTCTCTGATCAGCCCCCTACACCAGCCGAGCCACGCCCGTCAGAAAAGCGCAGCACCCTCTGGCCTCTGTTCCCCCAGCCCCTAGCCCTCAAACATCGCGGGGTGCAACTGGCTCTAGGTGTACTCCTGTTGGGATCTCTGGTGGGACTGGGAGCAACCTACAAAATTTCCCGGGATGGGGAATTGGCGGAACAGGGCTACCAACAGGGGTTGCAACTGGCTCAAGCGGAACGGTGGCAACAGGCGATCGAACAGTACGAGCTTGGGTTGCGCCATCGCCCGCGGGATCCCCGTCTGCAGGCGGCGCTGTTGCACGCCCAAACCCGCCTCGACCAGACCCGCAATCGCATCTCTCAAGCCCAAACCCAACTAGCTGCTGATCCAGGCAATACTGCCGCCCGCCTGGATTTGGCCAAAGCTTTTTACCAACAGGGCAACTTCAGGGCTGC contains:
- a CDS encoding BamA/TamA family outer membrane protein: MNRSRQLCPWLASALTCGISLLMGASAWAQSAPEPGTLDLRTGGDTPAQTAPTAPAAGEPEVLVAEVVIQGTEDPQLIDRVYSVIRTRAGEISTRSQLREDINAVFATGFFADVRAVPSDTPLGVRVTFEVQPNPVVRAVQTEGARVLAPEVLREAFAEQEGRVLNFGDLQIGVADIEQWYADNGYVLAKVTDVRSSEDGTIILEIAEGEIEDIRVQGNDKTRDFIVTRELKAKPGDVFNRNQIQEDLQAVFDLNLFQDVNVGLNPGQDPDKVVVVVNVEERRTGTLGGTLGVSSATGVFAGLNLSEQNLGGNNQSASFNVQVGTTETLFDLNFTDPQIATMDIPTSYNVNVANQQASSFVFNEGFALPNGDPVRINRLGGGVTFSRPIGENWRASLGTRVQFVEARDSNGEQQRFDVLGNPITFSESGQDSYTTLRFGLVNDTRDNSNNPSQGSIFRISTEQSVRLFQNGLNANRLETSYSQFIPVDLFETRSDRPQVLAFDVRAGTTIGDLAPYDAFGIGGGNSVRGFFEGGVGSGRSFATATAELRFPIFDPVGAVVFADYGTDLGSGAAVAGNPALARNKPGNGLGLGAGIRIQSPLGPLRIDYGVGQGDAGQGQLHFSIGEKF
- a CDS encoding DUF6464 family protein; this translates as MVQLMVGVGLWLGLTFLAQLIPLLDKIGSHRAARRSWDLHNPHRLLPSSQWDSSCQYFSRSMYLPCAVNPLGPCRCSHYVALPKDSTSQAPYPEQEQQRVIQ
- a CDS encoding Mrp/NBP35 family ATP-binding protein produces the protein MTTSTLNAAAILEVLRPVQDPELRRSLVELNMIRDIRVEPERVAFTLVLTTPACPLREFIVDECKAAIRQLAPIETIDVTVTAETPRSPSLPDRQGIPGVRNIVAISSGKGGVGKTSVSVNVAIALAQSGARVGLLDADIYGPNVPLMLGLQDQSLFVQKREDGSEDIFPLENYGVKMVSMGLLIGRDQPVIWRGPMLNGVIRQFLYQVQWGELDYLIVDMPPGTGDAQLTLTQAVPLAGAVIVTTPQSVALLDSRKGLNMFRQLQVPILGIVENMSYFIPPDLPDRQYDIFGSEGGETTARELGIPLLGRIPLEIALRQGGDAGKPIVVGHPESAAAQALTQIAKTLAGRVSMLALGAG